From a single Parambassis ranga chromosome 2, fParRan2.1, whole genome shotgun sequence genomic region:
- the LOC114432186 gene encoding histone-lysine N-methyltransferase EHMT2-like, with protein CGQLSIRCWYDKDQRLLQEFNKIEPPLIFECNMACSCYRTCKNRVVQAGIKVHLQLYRTEKMGWGVRALQDIPQGSFICEYVGELISDAEADVREDDSYLFDLDNKDGEVYCIDARYYGNISRFINHLCDPNLIPVRVFMLHQDLRFPRIAFFSSRDILSGQELGFDYGDRFWDIKSKYFTCQCGSEKCKHSAEAIAMEQNRVARLEAFPDSGADCGMTMIGNS; from the exons TGTGGACAGCTGAGCATCCGTTGCTGGTATGACAAG GACCAGCGGCTGCTTCAGGAGTTCAACAAAATTGAACCTCCACTTATATTTGAATGCAACATGGCGTGTTCCTGTTATCGAACGTGCAAGAATAGAGTGGTCCAGGCAGGAATCAA AGTCCATCTGCAGCTATACAGGACAGAGAAAATGGGCTGGGGAGTTCGAGCTCTGCAAGACATTCCCCAGGGAAGCTTCATCTGCGA ATATGTTGGGGAGCTGATCTCTGATGCAGAAGCAGATGTTAGAGAAGATGACTCCTACCTGTTTGACTTGGACAACAAG GATGGAGAGGTGTACTGCATTGATGCTCGGTACTATGGCAACATCAGCCGCTTCATCAACCACCTGTGTGACCCAAATCTCATCCCAGTACGCGTGTTCATGCTCCATCAGGACTTGAGATTCCCTCGAATTGCCTTCTTCAGCTCTAGAGACATCCTCAGCGGACAAGAGCTGGG gtTTGACTATGGTGACCGGTTTTGGGACATCAAGAGTAAGTATTTCACCTGTCAGTGTGGCTCAGAGAAATGCAAACATTCAGCAGAGGCGATTGCCATGGAGCAGAACCGAGTCGCTCGGCTGGAGGCCTTTCCAGATTCAGGAGCTGACTGTGGAATGACCATGATAGGAAACTCTTAA